The Mauremys reevesii isolate NIE-2019 linkage group 19, ASM1616193v1, whole genome shotgun sequence genomic sequence AGTAACTCAGACAGATCTGCTGGGAAAAGAACGGTTGCTATGCAGGGTGTtgtagcccagggcccagtctAGGAGTGGGAGAATCACAGAATTCCAGCCCAGGAGAGATCAAAGCCTGGTACTTGAGGGGGTGCATTCGGAGGGGACAGAGAAGAGGGGACAAGAGGTTCAGCTAGCACTGAGACCATGACGGGGGCATTTTGGGTAGTCTGGAGGGGTGTAAGGCAAGTGCCAGGTAGGTCACAGAGGTTTCACTAGTCTAGGCAAGAGTCCAGGGCATGACACTTCTGTAGCAGGGCAGAAAGGAAGCACTTCAGAGATGTTTGGGAGGAGATCAACAGGAGAGGAGTCAAGAATGATACCTGGGGGTGGGCCATTCCCAGCAGGGATGGTGAAACAATCTCCTCTGATGGGGAGGTGAGGGATTGAGAGAGAGCTGGAGAGTACTTGGAATCCAAAGGACAGCAGGAagggtggggagtggagagagactAGCACAAGAACAGAGTTCAGGAGAAATGGGTAGACAACAAAGGGACGGGATAACTAGGAGAAAgaaggtgctttttaaaaatagaaaattggAGAATTTAAAAAGAGAATTGAGAGGGAAAAAAGAAAGTAGGTGTGGAGTCCAGTGGGATGAGATGAGTTTGGAAGGAGAGATGAAGAGGATAAAGAATTGGAAGAAGGAAATAAGCAAGAAGAGAAACATGCAGCTTTAGGGTGCTGGATTTAGTGTAATTGATTTATGCGCCTTTATTTTGCTGTACTTCCCAGAAAGATGTCCTGTATCTctgagtttggggtggaggagaggggtggGTTTTTTGAGCGTTTATCTTCAGGACCCTGTAGAATTGTGCAGAACTGGCCACAGAATTTACCTCTTGATACAGAATTGAGCAGCAGAATTTCaactttttataattttataacacttttttaaaagtgAAGAAAACTTTCAAAATATGAACCAAATAGAAATTAATGCAgtgctgtcttcctgagtctgtcGGCAGCCTGAAACTGACTCTGAGCATTGTGAATTGCCCCATTCATGTTAATCATATTGACTCTGAAACCTAGGGATAGTTTACAAGTTGCcgttgttaactatttcactgctgatcattttactAGAAACTTCCAGTCTGTATGTCTATCCCACATTCCCGAACAGCTTCCCACTCCACCTCAAGTGCCAAAACCCCTAAATGCCTTGTGTTCAGCTGCCAAAGCCTCCTGCTTTCCCCTAACAACCATTTTGATTTAGTTATAATATTTCCAAACTTCCACACCATCGTGAGAATGTGGCGGTAGGATAAAGGGAATGATGTCAAATTAAACAAagtgctgagctgagctggaaCAGCCTCAGTGTTCCCCTCATTTCAATGGGACAGATGCTCATATAGATTCTGCCTGTTGTTTCGCTGACGTGTGTTTAATCCCTACAGTTGTTTTCCGATGCCTCGGCTTCCTAGGTTTCTGTGCAGGGGGCCTTGTTGGTTTTCCCTCTCCCACCGTATGCAGCTCTGTTCTAGTTTCCGTTCTTTGCTATCTGAGAGGAACGACTGCAGGGTTGTAGCCAAGTTAGTTATGCCTGGAAAGTGAGTGTTCTGGACCTTTTGAGATGCTTGCTAATTCCTTTGTGCATATGTAATTTGCAGTGGTATTTCTCAGTAATAGAATGTAAGATCATATTTTTCCCTACAAGTGTAGATAAACATTGGTAGTATATTTTAGCACTGAGTATTACTCTGTGTATGCCCGAGAGAGTCCATAAGAATCATTTATATGCAGAGTATACATTCTGTATCCAAACTACTCTTGTGAAGTGTAACATCACAGACTAATGGTGCAGATGTGCTGGCATATATGAAAATAGAGAATTAAATTGCAACACTGACAACATTGCTATACAAGGTGTCTTGATAGCACATCTTGTGATCAATACACGACGACTAATACTATTGTTAAAACTAAGCAACAGAAAATATACTTGTATGTCAGCTCAGTAAAAATTAAGTTTTCAATTTACTTCTCCTTGTCAGATTGGAAATAAACTAGCATTCAGCTCATTAGTGGTCCAAGTGTGAGTCTGACTAAAGACATAGTTTTAACAGCATTTCCATCTCTCTCCTCCGACTGGCAGATTAGCTGTGATGCTCTGCTCAGGCCCCTGGCGCAGCTCCGTTTGCTTTGCTGCACTCCTGCTCTGACCCTCTGTCCACCCTAGCAGCTCAGAGTTGCTgtgcccactgcccagggcaacCAGCCTTCCTTGGTCTGATCTTGACTGATGGCCAGAAAGCTGCTTGCCCACACAACACTCCTACTTGTGCCAGCTTCTGGGTAGCAGGATTTGTCACAGCCTGATGCCCTGCTGGGGGTGCCAAGCTCAGACCTCCTGCCTCCAACCCCCTCAGAGCGCTGCCTTTCCCTCTGGCCTAGTCTTGCTCAGGAAAGGAGGCAGAGGCTGGAAATGACAGAACTGCTTCTAAAATTAAATTCAGTTAAAGACACAAAAGAAACTAAGAAGAGACCAGGTCTGCAGAAGCGATGGGTTACAGGACTGTGTATTTTGTAAATGTGCACCCGGACTAAAGCCCCAATCTTGCAGACATTTctgcatatgcttaacttcagTAGTAGTCCCGCTGACTCCTAGGGGACTTCTCCCGGGAGGAAAGTTAAGCACAGGCATCAGTGTGTACAGATTTAGAGCCCAAGGCCATAATTCAGGAagtcacatgcttaagtgctatcCTGAATCAGTGCCTATTACCTAACTATGGGCTCGATTCTGCAAACCCTTATTCACATGCGTAATCAGCAGCTCTTCTGACTAATGGTTTGCTGGCTTGGGCTCTCGGGCACAATAGAGTTCCATTATGAAATGTGCATGTGTGCTATTTCTCGGCACGTTCCATGTGACTCTTCTGAACTGATCTCTCCCGCACAGAACCTTACACCTGTGGAGCTTGTGGAATCCAGTTTCAGTTTTATAACAATCTGCTGGAGCACATGCAGTCCCATGCAGGTAAGCCAGGCacttctgatttatttttaaagacttCAGATAAAGCAGAGAATTAAATTCTGCACTGATTCCTCACACTGACCCAGTTGTGTGTCCATAGAGCTTCCTGTGTTTACACTTTCCAGTGTGCCAGTAATTCTACCTCTTATCTGCAGAAAAAAACAAGAGACCAGGGAGCACAAGGCAATGCCTACAGGAGTGCCAGGCTCTCCGATATCTGGTTGTGTTTGTATCTGAGGTCACTTTTCAAAGGAAGATTGAAAGCATGCATGGCATTTGTGCAGAGCATATCAAATTAAATCACTCCTGTCTCATTTATCCCTACAATATCCAGGTACTAATCAGTCACCTCTCCTATTGGGGTCAAAATTCCCTGGGCAGATGAAATCCCTTGTCCCCTCAAGGTAGTTATCCTAAAACTGAGAGACGGCTTTTGTCCCACAGATCCTGTCACATGTTTGTATTGACTAGAGCTCTGTGGGGGATGGAAAGTCTATTTCACGAAGGCTTTCATGATTTCCACATTTAACTTCACTCCTATAGAAATAAACCGTGAAATTTCTACTTTCTCCATCAAAGACAATTCTAGGAAAAAATCCATTTGGAGTCAATcgaactgtttaaaaaaatcaaaaagggaCATTTTGACATTGTCCAAATTTCCCCTCCAAAAAACCATTTGGGTGAAATTGACACACTTTCGCGAAGTGTTCCATCTTTGAAACTGCATTCTCCAACAGAAAAGCCTTTCTCCGTGTTTCGACCAGCTCTAGTATTTACCTTGTGTGTTTGCACTGGGAGAATCTCCATCTCTCCTTGCACTTGGAACACAGTGTAAGCACACAGTGATTGCCATGACTCTGGGGAGAATCCCTGACTCATAGATGGGGTGGGAAGGGATAGGAgagatggggggcaggcagggacatGTGCAGTGAGGGAGGAATGTCAGTCTGAAGGCCACATGTAAGTGTTTCAGAAAAATGATCATCTGCAGGCTCTTCCTCTTCACTCCATCACATGTTCTGCGCTAATAAACTCACAGACCTCGTTTCTGTATATTCTGCGGCATGTATGTTATTAGCTTAGGATACAGTTGTGTtaacattatttttattcttaCTGAGCTGTGCCCTCTGTCACCTCACCCTGCTCTCTAGATACTTATAAATCACAGTGCTCTGATTGGCCGCAGTCCTCAGAATGTCCCATCCCCATGTCCACAGAAAATATAATACCCTCCCTGCCTATCACCTAACTTAACCCTCGTCTGACACCTGTCCCTTGCACCTCCTTTCTGCCTATCTTGGATCTTCATGTGGTGCCTATCGCACCATGGTACGTTAGCTCCCCATCCttccccccatttcccccccgcAAGGGAGAGTTCGTTTTCCCTCCCATTTCCCACTAAGAGTAATAATGGCTTGGTAtgaattactttgtatttattatCTGGGTTTAAGGGAGGGGCAAGGCAAAGAGGGTGGCATTGCTAAAGGCAGCTTTATTTATTGGGATGGCAGATTCTGAAGGTGGTAACCAACCAGAGCAATGGTTGAAACAATATAATGACCACAGTTACTGAGAGAGACCCCGTAGTCGCGCATTCAGTGCAGAGCTCTGCATAACTGAGAAATGCAGTTGCAGGTGAGTGTCTGTACTGCACCCCTGCGCTCTCAGTGGCAGGGACTCTTTGGCATActgttgaatgaatgaatgaattgcATAATCAGTGGCACACAGCACGGCTTGTATCCCTTCGCCAGTTGGACTGAGGAATCTGGCGTAACTGTGGATTGTGGAGTACAGTATAACTGTGCCCCTAGTAGAAGCGTATTGCCCTGAGGCGTGTGGGATCTGGTATAACGGCACATTGGACGCATTTGTTGTCATGCAGAAATCCAGTTTAACTTTCAAAACATTTGTAGTAAATGTCTAATCTCTTTTTCCACTCCAAATGAGGAGTCCATTGGTCCCTCCTCCGTAAGTGACTGAAGTCCAGGAACATGCTGCTAGCCCTAAGGAGTGAGAGCAGGGGCTTGTTGGCACTTCAGTGATTCTGGAGGCTAAAAGGGTAATTAGGGAAGATTATAGCTACACAATGGGAAGAAGTGATTAGAATGTAAATTGGAGGCTGAGCTGCAGCACTAGAATGGCAGAACACAAGGCAAAGGAATTTGTTCTGTAATTACACAGTACAATATCCAGCTTTCACTCCCTTTAGGGTACTTTGTTCAGGTCGAGTGCTACCATATAATGCCTTTTCTGCAATCTAgtgctaaaaaataaaaaggacaaCTAGGCTGAACCTGGATTAAAGGATTGGAGGCATGAAGAGAAATTAAAGAACCATGATCTATATAGTTCACAACCTGACTGATAAGGAGGATGAAACTGAAATGCACAAATCTTATTAACTCCGCATTGAACGCCAACGGATAATTGCACATAATAAATCCCCTAGTATTATGAAATAGATAAAGGAAATACCGTTTTTCCCCTGCCAAGACCAGAAGAAGGCTGACATGTGAATGGGCCTTAATGGAACAAAGTTAATAGCAGACACGAGGCATGTCTCATTAACCTACCAGTACATGTGCTGAGTTAATGCCATTTCTGATGTTTGCTATGGAGCAGTTAGAATAGATAAACTTTGGGAAGAACCAGTCGTTTCTGATTCCTAGTTTATCATGTGGGGACGCCTGCTTCTACTTTCTCCCCAACCTCCTCTAGGGACGTGATGTACTAGTAGCCTTTCCTCCAGCTGATCGCTGTCTTGGAGCATGGCACAGGGCCCTGCAAACACTGAACAGTCCATTCTGGACACACCATGTAAAGCTTTGCGTCCCTCAGACATGTCGAGGGACCCATGACATGCCCACACAAATCCCTACCCTGTTATACCTGATCTTCTGCTGCAGAATAGCAGCTTAGTTAGCCAGGTTGTGTTCTGGTTCCATGCATTTCCTGTATCGTCTTTAAATGACTTCGGGTGGGATGTTGGTCCAGTGTGTTGCCAATGCAGCACCCAAACAAGGTGTCTCTCTCCCAGCTTCCAAACTCAAAACTCTCTTTTTCTGTCAGGCTGCTCCTTCTCCCATTAGCTCACTGCAGGCTTGTGATTGGTCCAGTGGACTGCTTGTCAAGATCAACCCATGCAGAAGCCTCCCTATTGGCCACAGCAGAGGTTTTTAGTTCCTTCAGTCTCTGACTCCAAGCATGCTGCTGTAGGTCATGCCTCCTTGGTACGGCTCCTGTCCCCTCTTACGTTGGTTAGCCCACCTAGAGATTGATGAGCCAGCCGGCTACACAGTCACATGAGGCTCTTTTCGCTCATGCAGTAGCCTGTGCATTAAtatccagaggtcccaggttagCTCCCTACTGCTGATGACCCACCCAGCGGCGTGATGTTACACTGGGATTGGGGTCAGAGCACCGTGGCAGCCATCTTAGCTGTAATCCTTTTGGTAGGGACTCAGACCGGGGCTACAGGAGCTGGGAAACCCAAGTGGAAATTACATGAGGATTGGTTGTTTTCAAGCCTTATGATAATATTGTTCTCTACTGTGGGTAGTATATCTATTAAATGCAACAGAAAATGTAATAAATTGGTGTCATACTAATTAAGGAATACAAAAGTAAATGTTAAGTAGTAAATGGAGATTTTCCCCTTTTCTGTTCTGCTCTCTTTAGCCTGCTGTCTTCTGGAGAGTCGGCATTTCTTGTAGCCCCACAACCCATCCTGGCACATGGCtggcattgtgtgtgtgtctcccttAATATCGTGGGGAAATGCTCTTCTTACGCCTCTGATTAACTCCTTCTTGTTTATGCCCCACAGCTGACAATGAGAACAATATTGCCTCTAACCAACCCAGATCACCTCTGACTGTTGTGGAAGAAAAATGGAAACCACAGCTCCAAAGAAACAATGCCAATAATAGTATGTAGCCATGTTTTCTCATTACGTTTCCCTGTAGGCCTTGGACCAATGGCTCTGTACCTGGGGTGGGTCACAGCAATGGTTCAGGCAGGGCGAAGCCCATGTCCTGCACCTGTCGGGAGTACTTCTCTCATGTATTTTTTCTCAGTTAGTCACACCAGATCTCAGGTGCCATTAGCACCCTATAAACTATTGTACTCGTTCCCACTAAAGCGCCTTTGaaatctgtaaaaagcagcagagtcctgtggcactttatagactaacagacgtattggagcatgagctttcgtgggtgaatacccactttgtcggatgcaacctgatgcatccgacgaagtggggattcacccacgaaatctcatgctccaatacgtctcttagtctttaaggtgccacaggactctttgctgcttttgacagatccagactaacacggctcccctctgatatttgaaatCTGTGTAGAGGCTATCTGGAAACTAATAGAAATGTAGTCATGGTAGGGAAAAAGGCTGAGAGAGAGCTCCTGTCTCCGAACTCATTAACAAGACTAGTCTTGCTGGGAGTTGTAACTTCTGGTCTGAGTTTGGATTTCCTTGCCATAGGGAAAGAGATCATTGCCCTATGCATCACCAGAGAGTTACTGGCAGCCAACAAGGTTCTAGCTCAACCACTGATTCGCTAccagactttgggcaagtcacatgatcTTGTGTTTCAGTCACAAACCATGTGGGAAATgggggtatttttaaaaaaaaataaaagcagcagtGATACAATACCTCAGCTGAGCTTCCCTGTGGAAACAGGATGCATTAAAACCCTAATATTTTGTGTCCTATGGTGTGTCCAAAAATGGCAGAAACAACAGTAAAGCCCAGCAGGCGTCACAAAAACTAGACtagagctggggaaggagaaagaaaaccTTAAACTGTACAGGCCTGAACATCAGAGTATTTGACCAAAAAAGCCAGACTTCTTGTACATACAAAACGGAGGTTGATGCAGCTCTTATTAAAATAATGTGATGCTAAAGTGAGTCCTGAATTCTAAATAGAAGAAGAATGGAAAGGCCAACCTAGCACACTAAGACATACGAGGTGAATCGAAGATCTAACTGCTAACCCCGATGCACTGTAAACCAGTACCATCCTTGATTATAACTTAATTAGACAACTCCTAGATCAGTGCCACAGAGAGGTCTCtggggagggacagaggacagCTGCCCAAGGCCATGATGACGGCTGAATCCTGCATAATCCACTTCTGCTGTGCTTCTGTTACTGAATCAGGGAAAACATACTGATAAGCTCCTCTCTGCTGTAAGCAAGAGAAAAAGTCCGTCATCGGTTCAGCAGGGACAGCCTGAATCTAGAAACACTTTGGTATAGAGACCCACTGGTAATCCTAGGTTCAGGAATATATCTGTACCTGCCATACTCTGGGCAAGTGCCTCCTGGTTGGGTCACTCGCAGAGGAGAAATTCTGGCCTTGTTGTTCCTGTTCCTTGGGTAGAAGGAATGATCCTGACaagtttctttcttctttctgttTTTCTGCAGCATCTGCAAGTGGTTCAGTAGCAAACAGTGCGATCCCGGAGAAGGAGCGGCAGAACattgctgaaaggctgctgcggGTGATGTGCACCGACCTCGGAGCTTTGAGTGTGGTGAGCGGGAAGGAATTCATCAAGCTGGCACAGACCTTGGTGGATAGTGGTGCTCGCTACGGTGCTTTCTCTGTCACAGAAATCCTTGGCAACTTCAACACACTGGCGCTGAAGCATTTGCCTCGGATGTACAACCAAGTGAAAGTGAAAGTCACTTGTGCCCTGGGCAGCAATGCCTGCCTAGGCATAGGTGTCACTTGCCACTCTCAGAGCGTTGGCCCTGATTCCTGCTACATCCTGACAGCTTATCAGGTTGAAGGCAACCACATCAAGAGTTATGTCCTGGGAATTAAGGGGGTGGACATCCGAGATAATGGTGATTTTATCCACCACTGGGTGCAGAACGTGATGTCTGAGTTTGTGATGTCGGAAATCAGGACAGTGTACGTCACAGACTGCAAAGTCAACTCCTCTGCGTTCTCCAAGGCAGGCATGTGCTTGCGTTGTTCGGCCTGTGCCTTGAACTCAGTCGTGCAGAGTGTGTTGAGTAAGCGAACACTACAGGCTCGCAACATGCACGAAGTCATCGAGCTCCTGAATGTCTGTGAAGATTTGGCAGGATCCACGGGCCTCTCAAAGGAGACCTTTGGCTCTCTGGAGGAGACGTCTCCCCCACCATGCTGGAACTCAGTGACTGACTCCCTCCTGCTTGTCCATGAGCGTTATGAGCAGATATGTGAGTTCTACAGCAGAGCCAAGAAGATGAACCTCATCCAAAACCTGAACAAGCATCTTCTCAGCAACCTGGCGGCCATTTTGGCCCCAGTGAAACAAGCAGTTATTGAACTGAGCAATGAGAGCCGGCCCACCCTGCAGCTGGTACTGCCCACCTACGTGAAACTGGAGAAACTGTTCACTTCCAAAGCCAATGACGCTGGCATAGTCAGCAAGCTTTGCCACCTCTTCCTGGAGGCACTGAAGGAGAACTTCAAAGTTCACTCTGCACACAAAGTAGCCATGATCTTGGACCCTCAGCAGAAGCTGCGGCCAGTCCCACCATACCAGCATGAAGAGATCATTGGCAAGGTCTGTGAATTGATCAATGAAGTGAAAGAGTCCTGGGCAGAAGAACCAGAATTTGAACCTTCTACCAAGAAACCACGGGCAGCAGGTGAGGCCCCGCCACCTCAGGAAGAAGAGCAGTTTGGGAAAAATGAAGTCTACGATTATTTGCAAGAACCCCTCTTCcaggccacccctgatctatttCAGTACTGGTCGTGTGTTACCCAAAAGCATACGAAACTAGCCAAGTTGGCCTTTTGGCTCTTAGCAGTGCCTGCTGTCGGTGCCAGAAGTGAATGTGTAAATATGTGTGAGCAGGCCCTCTTAATCAAAAGGAGGCGGCTGCTCAGTCCAGAAGACATGAACAAACTCATGTTTTTGAAGTCCAACATGCTTTAAAACTGtcttttaattaagaaaaaaaattaaaacactgttccaaacaaagaaaagaatttaAGTTCTAAACACTGTGGACCTCATTATGAAAGCCCCTGGAAACCAAGTgcttatatatgtgtgtgtatgattttatatgtgtgtgtatgtgtgtgtgtatacacacacacacacacacacacatatatatatatataaaatataataaaaaaataagtttcaGAGGGAAGCCGAGCCCGTATCAGACACAGCCCTCTGCCAGGAACGTGCTCCTTTCCATTAGCTAGCATGTGGACTTGACAGACTTTCTAATGTTTTCAAGTGGGCACACCAATGGGAGGCTGACATTCTAAAATCTTCAGGCAGCTGCGATCTAAAGTGACTtgaagtttattttatttctcctccacccccacccccctcttgtCCCCTGGGCCACCTTGCCATGGATAATCAAACAACATTGACTAGACCGGTTCTCCACTGGGCTTTGCTCCTCTGAAGAACTGTACACCTTGAGGGCATTCGTTTGTAGCCTTCTTAACATATGTTGCGTGTTATGAAGGCCGCTGTGTTTTACAAGCACTAGTATCTCTAGAAATCAGGAAGGGAGACTTTAAGGAAACacatttttttgcattttaatataagaaaaaaaaattatactctTCTGTCTCCACTCCCATTTTTGAGTTTAATGTTTTAGCTAGTGATTTTACCTTTTCGAGTTTGATTTAGAACTGAGAGAAATTATTATGGCAAAGAGTGTCTGTAACTGTTATGTTTTATAGAATTTTTTTTGACAAGATCAACTTTTTTCTGAAGTCCCACTGTAAACTAGCTCATCTCACCTGTGCATcttctatagcagtggttcttaaacttgtTCATAGAGTAGAACAGATCTTCACGGAGGGATTGTCATGTCAATACCTCCTGTCCCATTGAGGACCAACAACATCCCTGTGGGAAATGCTGCAATTGCTTAAATGGAAAAGTAACATTAGCAAAGTAATGTCTTTTTAGTGTCTTTCAATACACTTTAACAGCTAGCTTGGTATGACTGGACAGGTCTCTGTGGACCACCAGCAAGTGATCCACAGGCCACCAGTGATCCACAGGCttcagtttgagaacctctgctataCAGCATTTTTGTAAGCCTTCCCCATACACGTGTCAAAACAATCTTCACATGGTCAAGAACAAACCAAGGTGTATGATATATCAGGGGAGCAGAGGTCATCAGTTTTCAAAATGTAGGGTTTGAAGGAAGCTAAGATAAGCGTATGGGCTTCTGAATGTATGTGCTCCCACTTGGTAACTTCTCGCGTTATTCTGAATGGTTTCCTCTGCTAGCACGAATGTCTTTTAAATACCTATAGTGCATTACACTACTTGATACACTGCTGAATCATTCTGGCTGGTAAGGTCCTGTGACCTTAACTTCATGTTCACTGGCTCTTCAGACATATAGcccattcccacctgcagtaTAGGAGATCGTCATAAAACCCAAGTATCATGAGTCATTTCTGCTGGCAGCACAGGCGAGCTCTTTAACGGTATGTCTGtactgcaaaaaaacccactcagctgacttgggctcgcagagCTTgcgctacagggctaaaaatagcagtgtagatgttccactttgggctggagcccagactctgaGACCTCCTCCACTCGCCGAGTCTCCAGTccaagcaggaacatctacactactatttttagtccCGAGGTGTGAACCCGAGTCACTTgaccgggctctgagactcactgctgctggagctttttttgcagtgtagacaaatcctGAATGTTTGCACACAAAGTTGAGTGGCGTCACACCTGACCTCTTAGATCTGGTGTTCTTGGACAAACTGAATTCTCCACCAAAGGGATTTGGATCCCAATGGCAAAATTAAGTAAATTCCTTTCTTGATGCATCCTCTCACACTTCAAGCAGTTTGCTCCCTAGTTCGAATCACTGGTGACGAGACCAGTCTTACAGATTTATGTGCCCAGATGAGTCTCTAGAGCAGTTCAGTTGGTAACACTATCAACTCTGAACTGAAAGGTTGTGGGTTGAAGTCCGTGAGCAGGATGTGGGTCTGTGCTGCATGCCGACAATGTACTGCTGGGGACAAAGGAGCTGCTGCACACTTAGAGGTACCATCCACTGAACAGACATTAAGCCAAGATTCCTTCTGCCCATCTCTGGCTGCGGTGACAATTAAAGATCCCAAGACACTTGTTAGAAATGGAGGATAAAGCCCAGAGTCCTGGCCGATAAATCTCTCTCCTAGTGGAACAAGTTCTAACGCCCCATGTGAGCACACATCGGTTGCTGTTTGCTTGCAGTCACTTGCACTCCCAGTATCTAACACTTCCCCTCCAGACACCTAGATTATGAAAGGCACTGAATGAGGTTCTCTGTGGCCTGTATTGCTCAGAGCTGGGTGACAATAGTGACCCCTACTTGTTCCAGGCACATCTAAGGACAGCCCTGGGTATGCAGATATCTTTCCCAACAGATCGCTGCCCCTTCCCGGCTAGGGAGCAGCACCTCGTGCAGACTGAATAGGCTGAAGATTGTGTTGGCTTCCTGCCCATGACACCAATGCAAAATCATCCATCTTCTAAATGCAATTGTGAGTGTGGTTGTGGAGGTCTTTATTCTAACAATGTTTCTAGTAAGCACAGCTCCAGTGGTGCAGGAATAATACCATTTAAAGAGAACACTCAAGAGCAGGAGACACCCCAAAAATGTATCTTCTTGTGCAATGGACTTTGCAAACAGAGATATTTCTTTGTGGGATTTCTTTCCCCTTCAGAACAAGGGTTTTGCTGTTTATTTCCTCCTATATGAGTGCTACCTGCTCAGCCATTTTGAGCAGCCCTACAATAATAAATCTGTTTGCACATGCAATGCAGGAGAAAAGTTTAATAAACAGAATTGAAATTTCAAGCTACTAAGGAGAAAAAGGGGGAGAGAAACCCTGCCTGTGAAAACTGAGAAACCTTTGTGACATGCTTTAGTGACCACTGGGAGAAAATAGGGATGCTTACACAATAAAACCTTCACCGAGTTCAGAACCCAAAGCAGGAGCGGCTTTCCAGTCTTTTGCAAACAGTGTGCGTGATGCACCTTGACAGTCAAAACTCCTGACAGGATTTTAGTTCATTCTCCTAGAGTCAGTACATTACATTACATCTTAGTAAGTCCTTTCAAAGGAGCTGAAGGGAGTTAGaccacacaactcccattgaaattcaattcCAGTTCAGTGGGAGATGAGCATCCGATTCCCCTACCTTTCCTTCAAAATCCCAACCTTAATCAAGAACATGTTTGCTATTGGACAGGGTTAGTAGTTTTGTGGGACGGGTGAGAGGAGTTGTCCCAGCCTGGGGACAGTGTGATTGTTCTTCTTTCTTATATATCTGGAATGCACTGTGTGAACAGAGGGGACTTGACAGAGAGTCGAAGCCCTGACATAGTGAATGAGACAGAATTGCAACCATTTTGGCATCTATTTAATATGCAGACTGGTGTTAACATCGGATTTGAGAATCAGTCTTGGAGCTTTCTTGGCGGAAGGATCAGAGAGAGAAGCTGAC encodes the following:
- the ZNF618 gene encoding zinc finger protein 618 isoform X3, giving the protein MSQPDSSAPEPAAAPGEQTTKMKLSPAARGVNEVTPLHLFQPKCICDQADESSSTGKRSSSSREHLKRSPKSPKAEGSDSVTSQSSPSEEPGTMTEVKVKTEIPDDYIQEVIWQDDTKDSKKNIKDGPGDVPAEICVVIGGVRNQQTLDGKAVEHSSPVGYTRNRYSGTWIFDHALRYTSGSYECGICGKKYKYYNCFQTHVRAHRDTEAASGEGASQGNNFRYTCDICGKKYKYYSCFQEHRDLHAVDDPYDQTVIAADEVKEEEPEPFQKIGPRMVLKYRDISVLFAAPTDTGSTTGLARKPFLLRFPAQFYNPKTGNYTCEFCGKQYKYYTPYQEHVALHAPIKFSRSPLFVAVKTQASQSGKKTPASIIRCSTLLHRSPSGIPPASQSQMFRAPNSGSPGSKATTAESAFSRRVEGKAQNNFEETNSSSQNSSETASPLISNPFPLLQKPYTCGACGIQFQFYNNLLEHMQSHAADNENNIASNQPRSPLTVVEEKWKPQLQRNNANNTSASGSVANSAIPEKERQNIAERLLRVMCTDLGALSVVSGKEFIKLAQTLVDSGARYGAFSVTEILGNFNTLALKHLPRMYNQVKVKVTCALGSNACLGIGVTCHSQSVGPDSCYILTAYQVEGNHIKSYVLGIKGVDIRDNGDFIHHWVQNVMSEFVMSEIRTVYVTDCKVNSSAFSKAGMCLRCSACALNSVVQSVLSKRTLQARNMHEVIELLNVCEDLAGSTGLSKETFGSLEETSPPPCWNSVTDSLLLVHERYEQICEFYSRAKKMNLIQNLNKHLLSNLAAILAPVKQAVIELSNESRPTLQLVLPTYVKLEKLFTSKANDAGIVSKLCHLFLEALKENFKVHSAHKVAMILDPQQKLRPVPPYQHEEIIGKVCELINEVKESWAEEPEFEPSTKKPRAAGEAPPPQEEEQFGKNEVYDYLQEPLFQATPDLFQYWSCVTQKHTKLAKLAFWLLAVPAVGARSECVNMCEQALLIKRRRLLSPEDMNKLMFLKSNML
- the ZNF618 gene encoding zinc finger protein 618 isoform X11, with translation MSQPDSSAPEPAAAPGEQTTKMKLSPAARGVNEVTPLHLFQPKCICDQADESSSTGKRSSSSREHLKRSPKSPKAEGSDSVTSQSSPSEEPGTMTEVKVKTEIPDDYIQEVIWQDDTKDSKKNIKDGPGDVPAEICVVIGGVRNQQTLDGKAVEHSSPVGYTRNRYSGTWIFDHALRYTSGSYECGICGKKYKYYNCFQTHVRAHRDTEAASGEGASQGNNFRYTCDICGKKYKYYSCFQEHRDLHAVDVFSVEGAPENRADPYDQTVIAADEVKEEEPEPFQKIGPRMVLKYRDISVLFAAPTDTGSTTGLARKPFLLRFPAQFYNPKTGNYTCEFCGKQYKYYTPYQEHVALHAPIKSAFSRRVEGKAQNNFEETNSSSQNSSETASPLISNPFPLLQKPYTCGACGIQFQFYNNLLEHMQSHAADNENNIASNQPRSPLTVVEEKWKPQLQRNNANNTSASGSVANSAIPEKERQNIAERLLRVMCTDLGALSVVSGKEFIKLAQTLVDSGARYGAFSVTEILGNFNTLALKHLPRMYNQVKVKVTCALGSNACLGIGVTCHSQSVGPDSCYILTAYQVEGNHIKSYVLGIKGVDIRDNGDFIHHWVQNVMSEFVMSEIRTVYVTDCKVNSSAFSKAGMCLRCSACALNSVVQSVLSKRTLQARNMHEVIELLNVCEDLAGSTGLSKETFGSLEETSPPPCWNSVTDSLLLVHERYEQICEFYSRAKKMNLIQNLNKHLLSNLAAILAPVKQAVIELSNESRPTLQLVLPTYVKLEKLFTSKANDAGIVSKLCHLFLEALKENFKVHSAHKVAMILDPQQKLRPVPPYQHEEIIGKVCELINEVKESWAEEPEFEPSTKKPRAAGEAPPPQEEEQFGKNEVYDYLQEPLFQATPDLFQYWSCVTQKHTKLAKLAFWLLAVPAVGARSECVNMCEQALLIKRRRLLSPEDMNKLMFLKSNML